Part of the Methanobacterium sp. genome, GAAGTCACGCATAAAAAGGCCATACTATATTTAAATACCCTATTACCTCATAAAGCCAGTATAACCCAAAATAAACATACTGAAAAATTAAAGAACATAAAATTTATACATGAAAAACAGTTTAAAAGTGATCCAATGAATAAAGATCTGATCAATGTTTTACAAAAAACTGGTGTAGAAACACGATTTATCAGTATCATGGAAAATGAAATATTTATAAACAATTTAAAGCTTTCCAGATTTTCAAGGAAGAAAGAGGAAGAATTTTTAAACGTTTATCCTGAAATGAAGGTTGTGCGGTCCAAAATATTCCAGAAAATCTGCACCAGAGCTTCCCGGAATCTTGCACATGTCATTCGTCCAAAAGAGAAAATATTTCTGGTTAAAAACGATGATCCTCTTAATTTTGCACTTCATGCAGTTTTAGAGCCTTATAAAAGGAAATATGGTATTGAACTTGTTTTTGGAAGTGATATTAACGAAACTATAGATTTGGATGTTGATTCCATTGCACTGGGCCTCACACTTGATCATGAAGCAGAAAATATCCTCAAATTAATGATCAATGGAGAAAAAATTGAACTATTAAGTTTTAGAGAATTTTTTAATGAAAAAAAAGTGATTTATCCACTTATAAACATACCGCGAGCATGGATATTCTCATGGGTTGAAAATAAACCTCCTGAAAAATTCGGACAAAATTATGAAACTCCTGAAGACTTTTTAAAATTTTTAGAAACAATTATACCTGACGTTAGAGAAAATCTTTACAAATCTGCACTTTTTATATCTGATAGGAGAGGTGTTTAATTCAAAAATAGCTATTTTTCATCTAAAAGTACATGAATCTCGCTTAAAACTACCAGCAATTTGTATCCTTTATCAGTCAGCATGTAATCACCTCTTTCGTGGCGTTGAATAATTATATTCTTATCCAGTAACTTTTGAAGGTGGAAAAGCAAATTACCACCTTTTAAACCGGTTATTTTAGATAATGTGGAAAAAGTTTTTGTTTCACTGGCCATGGCCTTTAGAATTTGCAGCCTCTGCCTGTTGGACAAAGGCTCCAGTACGTTTTTAACTATGCTTTCTTCACAAATTAAGCATATATCT contains:
- a CDS encoding ATPase; translation: MNKDLINVLQKTGVETRFISIMENEIFINNLKLSRFSRKKEEEFLNVYPEMKVVRSKIFQKICTRASRNLAHVIRPKEKIFLVKNDDPLNFALHAVLEPYKRKYGIELVFGSDINETIDLDVDSIALGLTLDHEAENILKLMINGEKIELLSFREFFNEKKVIYPLINIPRAWIFSWVENKPPEKFGQNYETPEDFLKFLETIIPDVRENLYKSALFISDRRGV